The proteins below come from a single Miscanthus floridulus cultivar M001 chromosome 1, ASM1932011v1, whole genome shotgun sequence genomic window:
- the LOC136500640 gene encoding probable xyloglucan 6-xylosyltransferase 1 yields the protein MWAERVIGERRMRQIQRFARNAKLTVVCLLLTVVVLRGTVGAGRFGTPQQDLIELRQHFVSHPHRALAEHHDARSRVSSAITTTTSSSSSSSSGRHDDEPDPPPRSLRDPPYTLGPKISDWDEQRAAWHRRHPETPPFLNDIKPRVLLVTGSSPKPCENPVGDHYLLKSIKNKMDYCRVHGIEVFYNMALLDAEMAGFWAKLPLLRALLLAHPEVEFIWWMDSDAMFTDMAFELPWERYGPYNLIMHGWDEMVYDNKNWIGLNTGSFLLRNCQWSLDMLDTWAPMGPKGPVRIEAGKVLTKSLKDRPVFEADDQSAMVYILATQREKWGDKVYLENGYYLHGYWGILVDRYEEMLENYKPGLGDHRWPLVTHFVGCKPCGKFGDYPVERCLKNMDRAFNFGDNQILQMYGFTHKSLASRRVKRIRNETSNPLETKDELGLLHPAFKAVKTST from the coding sequence ATGTGGGCGGAGCGGGTGATCGGGGAGCGCCGGATGCGGCAGATCCAGCGCTTCGCGCGGAACGCCAAGCTCACCGTCGTCTGCCTCCTCCTCACCGTCGTCGTGCTCCGCGGCACCGTCGGCGCCGGCCGCTTCGGCACGCCGCAGCAGGACCTCATCGAGCTCCGCCAGCACTTCGTCTCCCACCCGCACCGGGCGCTCGCCGAGCATCACGACGCCAGGTCCAGGGtctcctccgccatcaccaccaccacgtcgtcgtcctcctcctcctcctccggccgcCACGACGACGAGCCCGACCCGCCGCCGAGGTCGCTCAGGGACCCGCCCTACACGCTGGGGCCCAAGATCTCGGACTGGGACGAGCAGCGCGCCGCCTGGCACCGCCGCCACCCGGAGACGCCGCCCTTCCTCAACGACATCAAGCCGCGGGTGCTGCTCGTCACGGGCTCCTCGCCCAAGCCCTGCGAGAACCCCGTCGGGGACCACTACCTCCTCAAGTCCATCAAGAACAAGATGGATTACTGCCGCGTCCACGGCATCGAGGTCTTCTACAACATGGCGCTGCTCGACGCCGAGATGGCCGGCTTCTGGGCCAAACTCCCGCTCCTGCGGGCGCTGCTGCTCGCGCACCCGGAGGTCGAGTTCATCTGGTGGATGGACTCTGACGCCATGTTCACCGACATGGCATTCGAGCTCCCATGGGAGCGCTACGGGCCGTACAACCTGATCATGCACGGCTGGGACGAAATGGTCTACGACAACAAGAATTGGATTGGGCTCAACACCGGCAGCTTCTTGCTGCGCAACTGCCAGTGGTCGCTTGACATGCTGGATACCTGGGCGCCAATGGGGCCAAAGGGCCCTGTCCGCATCGAGGCCGGCAAGGTGCTGACCAAGTCCCTGAAGGATCGGCCAGTATTCGAGGCCGATGATCAGTCGGCCATGGTGTACATCCTTGCAACACAGCGCGAGAAATGGGGTGATAAGGTTTACCTTGAGAATGGGTACTACCTTCACGGCTACTGGGGGATCTTGGTCGACAGGTATGAGGAGATGCTTGAGAATTACAAGCCAGGGCTCGGCGATCACCGGTGGCCGCTCGTCACCCACTTTGTCGGGTGCAAGCCATGTGGCAAATTTGGAGACTACCCTGTCGAGCGATGCCTCAAGAATATGGACCGTGCATTCAATTTTGGGGATAACCAGATCTTGCAGATGTATGGGTTCACACACAAGTCACTAGCAAGCAGGAGAGTGAAGAGGATCAGGAACGAGACCAGCAACCCTCTTGAGACGAAGGATGAGCTTGGGTTGCTTCATCCAGCATTCAAGGCTGTGAAGACTTCCACATGA
- the LOC136500649 gene encoding probable LL-diaminopimelate aminotransferase, chloroplastic isoform X2 → MTSHRRPARRVSVNIRCVSSPPAVDTSYKTNVPRNANMAKLQAGYLFPEIARRRAAHLLKYPDVKIISLGIGDTTEPIPNVITNAMAERAHALSTIDGYSGYGAEQGEKKLRAAIAATYYADLGIEDSDIFVSDGAKCDISRLQVLFGSNVTIAVQDPSYPAYVDSSVIMGQTDLYQQDVQKYGNIEYMRCSPENGFFPDLSTVPRTDIIFFCSPNNPTGAAASRDQLTKLVKFAKDNGSIIVYDSAYAMYISDDSPKSIFEIPGAKEVAIETASFSKYAGFTGVRLGWTVVPKELLFSDGHPVAKDFNRIVCTCFNGASNIAQAGGLACLSPEGLKAMHDVVGFYKENTEIIVDTFTSLGFNVYGAKNAPYVWVHFPGRNSWDVFAEILEKANVVTTPGSGFGPGGEGFVRVSAFGHRDNIIEAARRLKQLYK, encoded by the exons ATGACTAGCCACCGCCGACCCGCGAGGAGAGTCTCCGTCAACATCCGCTGCGTCAGTAGCCCGCCGGCTGTCGACACAT CTTACAAGACTAATGTCCCGCGCAATGCTAACATGGCCAAACTCCAAGCAGGATATTTGTTTCCTGAG ATTGCCAGGAGAAGAGCAGCTCATTTGCTGAAGTATCCAGATGTCAAGATTATAAGCCTTGGGATAGGTGACACTACCGAGCCCATTCCAAATGTCATAACAAATGCCATGGCAGAG AGAGCACATGCCTTGTCAACAATTGATGGCTACAGCGGTTATGGAGCTGAGCAAGGTGAAAAG AAACTCAGAGCAGCAATTGCTGCAACCTACTATGCGGACCTTGGTATTGAAGATTCAGACATATTTGTCTCTGATGGTGCCAAATGTGACATATCTCGCTTGCAG GTCCTTTTTGGATCTAATGTGACAATTGCGGTCCAAGATCCATCATACCCT GCATATGTTGATTCAAGTGTTATCATGGGCCAAACTGACTTATATCAGCAAGATGTTCAGAAGTATGGAAACATTGAATACATGAGATGCAGTCCAGAAAATGGATTTTTTCCTGATCTGTCAACTGTCCCTCGGACAGATATTATTTTCTTTTGTTCACCCAACAATCCTACTGGTGCTGCTGCATCTCGGGACCAACTAACCAAATTAGTAAAATTTGCAAAGGACAATGGGTCCATCATAGTCTATGATTCTGCTTATGCAATGTACATATCAGATGACAGTCCAAAGTCTATCTTTGAAATTCCTGGAGCAAAGGAG GTTGCTATTGAGACAGCTTCATTCTCGAAATATGCTGGGTTCACTGGTGTCCGTCTAGGTTGGACTGTTGTCCCCAAGGAGCTCCTTTTCTCAGATGGACATCCAGTTGCTAAAGATTTCAATCGCATAGTTTGCACTTGCTTCAATGGTGCATCAAACATTGCGCAAGCTGGTGGTTTAGCTTGCCTCTCTCCAGAGGGTCTAAAG GCTATGCATGATGTTGTTGGCTTCTACAAGGAGAACACTGAAATAATTGTTGACACATTTACATCACTTGGATTCAACGTGTATGGTGCCAAGAACGCTCCTTATGTATGGGTGCACTTCCCTGGCCGCAATTCGTGGGATGTGTTCGCCGAGATCCTGGAGAAAGCGAATGTGGTCACTACTCCTGGCAGTGGATTTGGACCGGGTGGCGAAGGCTTTGTGAGGGTCAGCGCATTCGGACACAGAGATAACATCATTGAAGCCGCAAGAAGATTAAAGCAGTTGTACAAGTGA
- the LOC136500649 gene encoding probable LL-diaminopimelate aminotransferase, chloroplastic isoform X1, whose amino-acid sequence MAAAAPAGAPAITASSSFLFSPPFSLKVSMTSHRRPARRVSVNIRCVSSPPAVDTSYKTNVPRNANMAKLQAGYLFPEIARRRAAHLLKYPDVKIISLGIGDTTEPIPNVITNAMAERAHALSTIDGYSGYGAEQGEKKLRAAIAATYYADLGIEDSDIFVSDGAKCDISRLQVLFGSNVTIAVQDPSYPAYVDSSVIMGQTDLYQQDVQKYGNIEYMRCSPENGFFPDLSTVPRTDIIFFCSPNNPTGAAASRDQLTKLVKFAKDNGSIIVYDSAYAMYISDDSPKSIFEIPGAKEVAIETASFSKYAGFTGVRLGWTVVPKELLFSDGHPVAKDFNRIVCTCFNGASNIAQAGGLACLSPEGLKAMHDVVGFYKENTEIIVDTFTSLGFNVYGAKNAPYVWVHFPGRNSWDVFAEILEKANVVTTPGSGFGPGGEGFVRVSAFGHRDNIIEAARRLKQLYK is encoded by the exons ATGGCAGCAGCAGCCCCTGCCGGTGCCCCCGCAATCACTGCCTcctcctcctttcttttttcgcCGCCGTTCTCTCTCAA GGTATCGATGACTAGCCACCGCCGACCCGCGAGGAGAGTCTCCGTCAACATCCGCTGCGTCAGTAGCCCGCCGGCTGTCGACACAT CTTACAAGACTAATGTCCCGCGCAATGCTAACATGGCCAAACTCCAAGCAGGATATTTGTTTCCTGAG ATTGCCAGGAGAAGAGCAGCTCATTTGCTGAAGTATCCAGATGTCAAGATTATAAGCCTTGGGATAGGTGACACTACCGAGCCCATTCCAAATGTCATAACAAATGCCATGGCAGAG AGAGCACATGCCTTGTCAACAATTGATGGCTACAGCGGTTATGGAGCTGAGCAAGGTGAAAAG AAACTCAGAGCAGCAATTGCTGCAACCTACTATGCGGACCTTGGTATTGAAGATTCAGACATATTTGTCTCTGATGGTGCCAAATGTGACATATCTCGCTTGCAG GTCCTTTTTGGATCTAATGTGACAATTGCGGTCCAAGATCCATCATACCCT GCATATGTTGATTCAAGTGTTATCATGGGCCAAACTGACTTATATCAGCAAGATGTTCAGAAGTATGGAAACATTGAATACATGAGATGCAGTCCAGAAAATGGATTTTTTCCTGATCTGTCAACTGTCCCTCGGACAGATATTATTTTCTTTTGTTCACCCAACAATCCTACTGGTGCTGCTGCATCTCGGGACCAACTAACCAAATTAGTAAAATTTGCAAAGGACAATGGGTCCATCATAGTCTATGATTCTGCTTATGCAATGTACATATCAGATGACAGTCCAAAGTCTATCTTTGAAATTCCTGGAGCAAAGGAG GTTGCTATTGAGACAGCTTCATTCTCGAAATATGCTGGGTTCACTGGTGTCCGTCTAGGTTGGACTGTTGTCCCCAAGGAGCTCCTTTTCTCAGATGGACATCCAGTTGCTAAAGATTTCAATCGCATAGTTTGCACTTGCTTCAATGGTGCATCAAACATTGCGCAAGCTGGTGGTTTAGCTTGCCTCTCTCCAGAGGGTCTAAAG GCTATGCATGATGTTGTTGGCTTCTACAAGGAGAACACTGAAATAATTGTTGACACATTTACATCACTTGGATTCAACGTGTATGGTGCCAAGAACGCTCCTTATGTATGGGTGCACTTCCCTGGCCGCAATTCGTGGGATGTGTTCGCCGAGATCCTGGAGAAAGCGAATGTGGTCACTACTCCTGGCAGTGGATTTGGACCGGGTGGCGAAGGCTTTGTGAGGGTCAGCGCATTCGGACACAGAGATAACATCATTGAAGCCGCAAGAAGATTAAAGCAGTTGTACAAGTGA